A genome region from Flammeovirga agarivorans includes the following:
- a CDS encoding arylsulfatase — translation MFTRRLRKSISAIVLAAALPLTSTAQEVKGLTVHESKDSAPTQLNFRENNLGEAPNIVLILLDDVGYAQMGHMGGQIETPAFDEIAENGLTYSRFHTTALCSPTRASLLTGRNHHRAETGAIMEIGTGNDGYTMKLPKEVGSFARVLQQKGYSTSWYGKNHNVPDWEASFTGPFDRWPNDLGFDYFYGFLGGDTDQFHPALVEDRKRIEAPETNVDGSPYHLTTDMADKAINYIQSVNAVAPDKPFFVYFSPGAVHAPHQAPAEYIEKYKGKFDAGWDVYREQAFNNMKAKGIIPADTQLTPRPESLPAWDSLTDEQRMVYARMMEVFAGFTEHTDTQIRRLYDAVEDMGKMDNTIFVYIAGDNGASAEGGIEGLLNEMAFFNGVPEKWEDKVEAVKSNRLGSEDYFNHMPAAWAWAVNSPYQWTKQIASHLGGVRNAMAISYPNGIDERGEVRTQFAHVTDIAPTLLEVAGIEMPKEIDGAPQEPIDGTSLVYSFNDEDAAETHTTQYFEILGNLGIYHDGWWAGAMRNIPWESNSTGQVNITDMEWELYDLSKDFSQSENMAEKMPEKLEYMKYLFFAEAAKGNALPIDDRRTERFRSSFRPSLTAGLNEFRYPNGLRIPEGATPFTKFQSHTLEANLDGYKKGDQGVLITQGGRFAGFVLRVDKSGYVYYEYCNSVDKFSIKSKVKVPSGVTSIKAEIVMDEKKPYTPASIKLFADGKEIGIGRVDKTVPNLYSLDETLDVGKDSGTAVTDNYKVKGSQYSGILNYVQLNIIDKYGNTLSK, via the coding sequence ATGTTTACAAGAAGATTACGAAAAAGTATTAGTGCAATTGTATTAGCTGCTGCTTTGCCACTTACTTCAACAGCTCAAGAAGTAAAAGGACTTACAGTACATGAATCCAAAGATTCTGCACCAACACAATTAAACTTTAGAGAAAATAACTTAGGTGAAGCTCCTAACATTGTTCTTATTTTATTAGATGATGTAGGTTATGCCCAAATGGGACATATGGGTGGACAGATTGAAACACCTGCTTTCGATGAAATTGCAGAAAACGGTTTAACCTATTCTCGTTTTCACACCACTGCTTTATGTTCGCCAACAAGAGCCTCTTTATTAACAGGTAGAAATCATCATAGAGCCGAAACAGGTGCTATTATGGAAATTGGTACCGGTAACGATGGCTATACTATGAAACTACCAAAAGAAGTTGGTTCTTTTGCTAGAGTTCTTCAACAGAAAGGATATTCTACCTCTTGGTATGGTAAAAACCATAATGTACCCGATTGGGAGGCTTCTTTTACTGGCCCTTTTGATCGTTGGCCCAATGATCTAGGTTTCGATTATTTTTATGGATTCTTAGGTGGTGACACTGACCAATTCCACCCTGCCTTAGTGGAGGATAGAAAAAGAATTGAAGCTCCTGAAACTAATGTTGACGGTTCTCCTTATCACTTAACCACTGATATGGCTGATAAGGCGATCAACTATATTCAATCGGTCAATGCTGTAGCTCCAGACAAACCCTTTTTCGTTTACTTTTCACCTGGTGCAGTTCATGCTCCACACCAAGCACCTGCAGAATATATTGAAAAATATAAAGGTAAATTCGATGCCGGTTGGGATGTTTACAGAGAGCAAGCTTTTAACAATATGAAAGCAAAAGGTATTATTCCAGCAGATACTCAATTGACTCCACGTCCTGAATCGTTGCCTGCTTGGGACTCTTTAACGGATGAACAACGTATGGTTTATGCTCGAATGATGGAAGTTTTCGCTGGGTTTACTGAGCATACCGATACCCAAATCAGAAGGTTATACGATGCTGTAGAAGATATGGGCAAGATGGACAATACTATCTTTGTTTACATTGCTGGCGATAACGGTGCTTCTGCAGAAGGTGGAATTGAAGGCTTATTGAATGAGATGGCTTTCTTTAATGGTGTTCCCGAAAAATGGGAAGATAAAGTGGAGGCTGTAAAAAGTAATCGATTAGGATCTGAAGATTATTTTAACCATATGCCTGCTGCTTGGGCTTGGGCAGTCAACTCACCTTATCAATGGACCAAACAAATTGCTTCTCACTTAGGTGGTGTACGTAATGCTATGGCTATTTCTTATCCGAATGGTATTGACGAAAGAGGTGAAGTAAGAACTCAGTTTGCTCATGTTACTGATATTGCTCCTACTCTATTAGAAGTAGCTGGTATTGAAATGCCAAAAGAAATTGACGGTGCTCCACAAGAACCAATTGATGGAACATCTTTAGTGTATTCATTTAATGATGAAGATGCCGCTGAAACACATACCACTCAATATTTTGAAATCCTTGGTAACTTAGGTATCTACCATGATGGATGGTGGGCAGGTGCAATGCGTAATATCCCTTGGGAGTCGAATTCAACGGGTCAAGTGAATATCACAGATATGGAATGGGAGTTATATGACCTTTCTAAAGATTTTTCACAATCCGAAAACATGGCTGAGAAAATGCCAGAAAAGCTTGAGTACATGAAATACTTGTTCTTCGCAGAAGCAGCCAAAGGTAATGCCTTACCAATTGATGATAGAAGAACTGAGCGTTTCCGTTCATCATTTAGACCATCGCTAACGGCAGGGTTAAATGAGTTTAGATATCCAAATGGCTTACGTATTCCTGAAGGAGCTACTCCATTTACGAAATTCCAATCACATACTTTAGAAGCGAATTTAGATGGTTACAAAAAAGGAGATCAAGGTGTATTAATCACTCAAGGAGGTCGATTTGCAGGATTTGTATTAAGAGTAGATAAGTCGGGTTATGTATACTATGAGTATTGCAATAGTGTAGACAAATTCTCCATCAAATCTAAAGTAAAAGTACCTTCTGGTGTAACAAGTATAAAGGCGGAAATAGTAATGGATGAAAAGAAACCATATACTCCAGCTTCAATTAAATTGTTTGCAGATGGTAAAGAGATAGGAATCGGTAGAGTTGATAAAACTGTTCCTAACCTATACTCACTGGATGAAACATTAGATGTAGGTAAAGATTCTGGTACAGCAGTAACAGATAATTATAAAGTAAAAGGGTCACAGTATTCAGGTATTCTGAACTATGTTCAGTTGAATATTATTGATAAGTACGGTAATACTTTAAGCAAATAA
- a CDS encoding DUF481 domain-containing protein: protein MKNFLYIFFTVSLFFIHITSKAQILNVEKSRLDVGDSSRWVGNINVNFELINQQIETYGGGIKGNFAHVGQKHDFIVLADLSLLNSEGFDLLQNGFIHIRSKFRKHKRLSFEAFTQAQYDQVKGMNERLLLGGNARWRFFRKEHTVLIFGVGTFYEIEDWRWEEVTDTETIITTASPKLFRSNLYLKYRLDYNETVYLNFIVYHQSSFTDAQNYRISGETNINFKISSSLTFNNKFTLWYDNQPYVPIDQLNYTMKNGIIYKF, encoded by the coding sequence ATGAAGAACTTTCTGTACATTTTTTTTACTGTCTCCCTATTTTTTATCCATATCACATCAAAAGCTCAGATTCTGAATGTTGAGAAGTCACGTTTAGATGTTGGTGATTCTTCTAGATGGGTTGGTAATATTAATGTCAACTTCGAACTGATCAACCAACAAATTGAGACTTATGGTGGAGGTATTAAAGGAAACTTTGCCCATGTCGGTCAAAAACATGATTTTATCGTTCTAGCTGACTTGTCATTATTAAATTCAGAAGGTTTTGACCTTTTACAGAATGGTTTTATTCATATTAGATCAAAGTTTAGAAAACATAAGCGTCTATCATTTGAAGCTTTCACACAAGCTCAGTATGACCAAGTAAAAGGTATGAATGAAAGGCTGTTATTAGGAGGAAATGCCCGATGGAGATTCTTCAGAAAAGAACATACTGTACTAATTTTTGGCGTAGGTACCTTTTATGAAATAGAAGATTGGCGATGGGAAGAAGTGACAGATACCGAGACGATCATAACAACTGCCAGTCCTAAATTATTCCGTTCTAATCTATATCTAAAGTATAGACTAGACTATAATGAAACAGTCTATTTAAACTTTATCGTTTACCATCAGAGTAGCTTTACTGATGCTCAGAATTACAGAATTAGTGGAGAGACAAATATCAACTTTAAGATATCTTCTTCACTTACCTTCAACAATAAATTTACATTATGGTATGATAATCAACCCTATGTACCCATCGACCAACTCAATTATACTATGAAAAACGGTATCATTTATAAGTTTTAA